Proteins from one Candidatus Saccharimonadales bacterium genomic window:
- a CDS encoding type IV secretion system DNA-binding domain-containing protein has translation MNIQFASSLFTRIFGDGPLSMIINTAIIVGLVYYTWRRVFRPVSDTITRIVAFSRPRELGALEITPPKQSTIHPHNTQSLFAILQQQITSGSPVSFEIIGSKKKGITYRVIAERQDLPSIQKHFASYMTELRFNQVELSLEPRENVLVSSIRQSRHFAYPLKPHVGLEQSDPIAFIAGSMTRLRDEEEVTLQLVTRRYTSRRAQKIHSVLIAKGSVMIDGKLRYRVLAYAWIWLPAILVGGLTHQWQIGLVLALVLWLPSLFEERAERELTRLETTIYDNVAAKLEQPLLQTDIRLSVSSPDRAAALTNEFTASLETLNTKGFQRLELSRWPSPLSRQRYLGLLFSRRLGSILPYNSSVLSMSEIATLFHFPYGIIRTEGMMRTHSRVLPAPVSLHGHLDLDVIIGVNKYHGNETLIGLMIPERERHMYVVGGTGSGKTTLLKYQIIQDIRNGKGVAVIDPHGDFAEELLEYIPKEREKDLIYLNPDDLDHPIGINLLELPDGLTGNDLLREKDRVTESVISVMRKIFSEDDSGGHRIEYILRNATQTALTLEKPTLFTIFRLLNDGKFAKNAINNLTDEDLKAFWKNELGKAGSMQKVKMAAGITAKIGRFLFSASARAMLEQEKSTIDFSEILDSKILICNFSKGRLGEDTSMLFGITILAKLQLAALKRSEKKQDDRKPFYLYVDEFQNFATLSFTQMLSESRKYKVYLTMAEQSTQQQNDQKLVNIILANVGTIIVFRTGSPKDEELLLPLFEPYLEKGEISNLSAYNFYCRITGVDAQEPMSGETIVSH, from the coding sequence ATGAATATACAATTTGCATCATCACTATTTACCCGTATCTTTGGCGACGGACCCCTTAGCATGATTATCAATACTGCCATCATCGTAGGCCTTGTCTACTATACATGGCGGCGTGTATTTCGACCGGTGTCAGATACCATTACTCGTATAGTAGCTTTCTCACGACCACGAGAGCTTGGCGCTCTTGAGATAACCCCACCGAAACAATCTACGATACATCCCCACAATACCCAAAGTCTCTTTGCTATTTTGCAACAACAAATCACAAGTGGCAGTCCAGTCTCGTTCGAAATTATTGGTAGCAAAAAGAAAGGTATTACCTACCGCGTTATTGCCGAGAGACAGGATTTACCTAGTATTCAGAAGCACTTTGCATCATACATGACAGAGCTCCGATTTAACCAGGTTGAGCTATCTTTAGAACCAAGAGAGAACGTACTCGTTTCTAGCATCAGACAGTCCCGCCATTTTGCCTATCCATTAAAACCACATGTAGGTCTCGAGCAATCTGATCCCATTGCTTTTATCGCAGGTTCAATGACACGGTTACGTGACGAAGAGGAGGTTACATTGCAACTGGTTACTCGCCGCTATACGTCACGCAGAGCACAAAAGATCCACAGTGTACTAATCGCTAAAGGCAGCGTTATGATTGACGGCAAACTGCGCTACCGCGTGCTTGCCTATGCCTGGATATGGCTACCGGCTATCCTAGTCGGAGGACTGACGCATCAGTGGCAAATTGGGTTAGTTCTTGCCTTAGTACTCTGGCTACCTAGTCTATTCGAGGAACGTGCCGAGCGAGAGCTTACGCGTCTTGAAACAACTATCTATGACAATGTCGCCGCTAAACTTGAACAACCGTTACTGCAGACGGACATACGTCTCAGTGTTTCTTCTCCAGACCGTGCAGCAGCCCTGACAAATGAATTCACGGCTTCACTAGAGACACTCAATACAAAAGGGTTCCAGCGTCTTGAGCTCTCACGCTGGCCATCTCCTCTTTCACGCCAACGCTACCTTGGTCTATTATTTAGCCGTCGGCTCGGCTCTATCCTCCCATACAATAGTTCCGTACTCAGCATGTCAGAGATAGCAACGTTATTCCACTTTCCGTATGGCATCATACGCACCGAAGGCATGATGCGCACGCACAGCCGAGTGTTACCTGCGCCAGTCAGCTTACACGGACACCTTGATCTCGATGTCATTATTGGCGTGAACAAATACCATGGCAACGAGACATTGATCGGGCTAATGATACCAGAACGAGAAAGACATATGTACGTAGTAGGCGGTACCGGTAGCGGTAAGACAACGTTATTAAAGTATCAGATTATACAAGATATCCGTAACGGCAAAGGTGTCGCGGTGATTGATCCGCATGGTGACTTTGCAGAGGAACTACTTGAATACATTCCAAAAGAGCGAGAAAAAGATTTAATTTATCTCAACCCGGACGATCTTGATCACCCGATTGGTATCAATCTCCTTGAACTACCCGACGGCCTCACGGGTAACGATTTACTCCGCGAAAAGGACCGTGTTACAGAGTCAGTTATTTCGGTCATGCGCAAGATATTTTCCGAGGATGATAGTGGTGGCCACCGTATTGAATACATTCTACGCAATGCAACGCAGACAGCACTCACTCTTGAAAAACCAACCTTGTTTACTATCTTTCGTTTACTAAACGATGGTAAATTTGCCAAGAATGCTATCAATAACCTTACGGACGAAGATCTGAAAGCATTCTGGAAAAATGAGCTTGGCAAAGCTGGCAGTATGCAGAAGGTTAAAATGGCTGCCGGTATCACTGCTAAGATTGGTCGCTTCTTGTTCTCTGCCAGTGCTCGGGCTATGTTGGAGCAAGAGAAGTCTACCATCGATTTCAGTGAGATACTTGATAGCAAGATTCTGATCTGTAATTTTAGTAAAGGACGCTTAGGCGAGGATACGTCTATGCTGTTCGGCATAACAATCCTCGCCAAACTGCAATTGGCCGCTCTCAAACGTTCTGAGAAAAAACAAGATGACCGTAAGCCATTCTATCTTTACGTCGATGAGTTTCAAAACTTCGCAACGCTATCATTCACGCAGATGCTCAGTGAATCACGTAAGTATAAGGTGTACTTAACAATGGCTGAGCAATCCACTCAGCAGCAAAACGACCAAAAACTAGTGAATATCATCTTGGCGAATGTCGGTACCATTATAGTATTCCGAACAGGCAGCCCGAAGGATGAAGAATTACTGCTACCCCTCTTCGAGCCGTACCTCGAAAAGGGTGAAATCTCAAACCTTTCGGCCTATAACTTTTACTGCCGTATAACAGGCGTGGATGCTCAAGAGCCAATGAGCGGCGAGAC
- a CDS encoding helix-turn-helix transcriptional regulator: protein MSTDNFAEKIHDNLSKMRKQLRYTQKEVADLAGLNPNYYAKVERGDGIPSLKTLRKIAKVLNVTITDIVGY from the coding sequence ATGAGTACGGATAATTTTGCCGAAAAAATACATGATAATCTTTCGAAGATGCGAAAGCAGCTTCGTTATACCCAGAAAGAAGTGGCTGACCTGGCGGGACTAAACCCAAACTATTACGCCAAGGTCGAACGTGGCGATGGTATACCGTCTCTTAAGACGTTACGCAAAATAGCGAAAGTCTTGAACGTTACCATCACAGACATCGTTGGCTACTAG
- a CDS encoding restriction endonuclease, with protein sequence MARNSRAQSNDVSFVIVILVGAAAWTHRAQLVDMAYVALGVLGFLILAKLCWKLFRNRRSAGFRRVDNMDGLDFEKYIAKLLRKSGFTSVSLTERYDYGVDIIAEKNGIRWGVQVKRYTGLVKADAVRQVVTGLRLYHCERSMVITNSTYSSVARRLAASNDCVLIDRTGLAKLMRTCD encoded by the coding sequence ATGGCAAGGAATTCTCGCGCTCAGAGTAATGACGTGTCGTTTGTTATCGTTATCCTGGTCGGTGCTGCCGCATGGACGCACCGTGCACAACTCGTCGACATGGCATATGTGGCACTCGGGGTACTAGGCTTTCTAATTCTTGCGAAGTTGTGTTGGAAACTCTTTCGTAATCGTCGTTCTGCAGGCTTTCGCAGAGTTGACAATATGGATGGATTAGACTTTGAAAAGTATATTGCGAAGCTTTTACGAAAAAGTGGCTTCACTTCAGTTTCTCTTACTGAACGATACGATTATGGCGTAGATATAATCGCCGAAAAGAATGGTATACGCTGGGGTGTCCAGGTCAAACGATACACTGGCTTAGTGAAGGCTGACGCCGTACGGCAAGTAGTAACGGGACTACGGCTTTATCACTGTGAGCGATCTATGGTTATTACGAACAGTACATATAGCTCTGTGGCGCGCCGTTTGGCTGCCAGTAATGATTGCGTACTTATTGATCGTACGGGGTTAGCAAAATTAATGCGAACATGCGACTAG
- a CDS encoding VOC family protein, giving the protein MKEIIGKYETFIARIDSGLAASGIDRKELAMMDHICYRVETQNRYNEMLDKLNRAAILLGESVVSGRNIATFELYNYLEVNGWTVPYLELPEPKENSPYPEGLEHAEMVVIGGLARFAKKHSDLKFDTKGMSKDINPELGLKTDLLSVKFHEQPLGAVVRIEQRLGRA; this is encoded by the coding sequence ATGAAAGAAATTATTGGAAAGTACGAAACGTTTATCGCACGTATAGACTCAGGTTTGGCCGCTTCAGGTATTGACCGCAAAGAGCTAGCCATGATGGATCATATTTGTTACAGAGTAGAAACGCAAAATCGCTATAATGAAATGCTTGATAAGCTGAACCGAGCTGCAATTCTTTTAGGGGAATCAGTGGTTTCTGGTCGAAATATAGCTACATTTGAACTCTATAATTATCTTGAGGTTAATGGTTGGACCGTCCCTTATCTGGAATTGCCAGAACCAAAAGAAAACTCGCCATACCCCGAGGGACTAGAACACGCTGAGATGGTGGTTATAGGTGGATTAGCCAGATTCGCTAAAAAGCATTCAGACCTGAAATTTGATACTAAAGGAATGAGTAAAGATATCAATCCCGAGCTAGGACTTAAAACGGACCTTTTGTCAGTTAAATTTCATGAGCAACCGCTCGGTGCTGTCGTGCGAATTGAGCAAAGACTTGGTAGAGCCTGA